One stretch of Lucilia cuprina isolate Lc7/37 chromosome 6, ASM2204524v1, whole genome shotgun sequence DNA includes these proteins:
- the LOC111688344 gene encoding ATP synthase subunit s, mitochondrial, translating to MTILRQINHFGSKILHNFTTNGLKINATSEAARKSLWGYVAIAFNRVDTDRLLQVGPDRLCAEWLIKNGGAVRTVELPSRPHQNYNTLPPENNRFKIKVVDASGSSIMKIGLEHFKGCNHIDTVILHECKHLESDGLQGLLHLKETLKVLQVSACDNISDEGLMVIGELTNLELLKIFEMRYVKDLKKVEQNLKAKLPNCIMEIK from the coding sequence atgactATTTTGCGTCAAATCAATCATTTTGGCAGTAAAATACTACACAATTTTACCACAAATGGACTGAAAATAAACGCAACTTCTGAAGCAGCTAGAAAATCTCTATGGGGTTATGTAGCCATTGCATTTAACCGGGTTGATACCGATCGTTTGCTACAGGTAGGACCTGATCGTCTGTGCGCCGAGTGGCTTATCAAAAATGGTGGTGCTGTACGCACAGTGGAGTTACCCAGCAGACCGCATCAAAATTACAATACACTGCCACCGGAAAATAATCGTTTCAAAATCAAAGTAGTCGATGCTAGCGGCTCTTCGATCATGAAAATTGGTTTGGAACATTTTAAGGGCTGTAATCATATTGACACCGTTATATTGCATGAATGTAAACATTTGGAATCGGATGGTTTACAGGGATTATTGCATTTAAAGGAAACTCTAAAGGTATTGCAGGTGTCGGCTTGTGATAACATTAGTGATGAGGGTCTTATGGTTATTGGAGAATTGACAAATTTGGAATTGTTAAAGATATTTGAAATGCGTTATGTCAAGGATTTGAAAAAGGTTGAGCAGAATTTAAAGGCAAAATTACCCAATTGCATTAtggaaattaagtaa